One region of Brassica napus cultivar Da-Ae chromosome A10, Da-Ae, whole genome shotgun sequence genomic DNA includes:
- the LOC106423083 gene encoding probable protein phosphatase 2C 1: protein MGGCVSKSNEETMYRPCLGMGCCGSKMGRRTSSGRIVSLNNLVSIPNRITSNGKSKSSCIFTQQGRKGVNQDSMIVWEDFMSKDVTFCGVFDGHGPHGHLVSRKVRESLPVRLLSFVQSKQNGTSKSDSQEAAGKEKEEKEEANEEDKLKLLWEEAFLKAFSAMDKELRSHPNVECFCSGSTAVTVIKQGSNLFMGNIGDSRAILGSKDSNDSMVATQLTVDLKPDLPREAERIKQCKGRVFALEDEPEVPRVWLPYDNAPGLAMARAFGDFCLKDYGVISVPEFSHRVLTDRDQFIVLASDGVWDVLSNEEVVEVVASAPRRASAARLVVDSAAREWKLKYPTSKMDDCAVVCLFLDGKMDSDSSDYEEQGYYSSATNAVEESEESQVNAEPCLQRNVTVRASTEYGNVNAEKEKKSEGEQNWSGLEGVTRVNSLVQLPRFSGEETKT from the exons ATGGGAGGTTGTGTGTCCAAGAGCAACGAAGAGACTATGTACCGTCCCTGTCTCGGGATGGGATGCTGCGGGAGCAAAATGGGGAGGAGAACCTCTTCAGGCCGCATCGTTTCTCTTAACAACTTGGTCTCTATTCCTAACCGGATCACCAGCAACGGGAAGAGCAAGAGTTCTTGCATTTTCACTCAACAGGGACGCAAGGGAGTCAATCAGGACTCAATGATCGTGTGGGAA GATTTTATGTCTAAAGATGTGACGTTCTGCGGTGTTTTCGATGGACACGGTCCTCATGGCCATCTAGTGTCTCGTAAAGTGAGAGAATCGTTGCCTGTGAGGCTACTCTCTTTCGTTCAGTCGAAGCAAAACGGCACAAGCAAATCAGATAGCCAAGAAGCTGCTGgcaaggagaaagaagaaaaggaagaagctAACGAGGAGGATAAGTTGAAGCTCTTATGGGAAGAAGCTTTCTTGAAAGCTTTCAGTGCTATGGATAAGGAGCTGCGTTCCCATCCTAATGTTGAATGCTTCTGCAGCGGCAGCACTGCTGTTACAGTCATCAAACAG GGGTCAAACCTATTCATGGGAAACATCGGAGACTCTCGGGCGATACTTGGTTCCAAAGACAGCAACGATTCAATGGTTGCAACTCAGCTAACAGTTGACTTGAAGCCTGACTTACCAA GGGAAGCAGAGAGGATCAAACAGTGTAAAGGACGAGTGTTTGCGCTGGAAGACGAGCCAGAGGTGCCACGAGTCTGGCTACCATACGATAACGCTCCTGGATTAGCCATGGCTAGGGCCTTTGGTGACTTCTGTCTGAAAGACTACGGTGTGATTTCGGTTCCCGAGTTCTCTCACCGTGTTCTCACAGATAGAGACCAGTTCATTGTCTTGGCCTCTGATGGA GTATGGGATGTGCTAAGCAACGAAGAAGTGGTTGAAGTGGTAGCGTCAGCTCCAAGGCGAGCGTCAGCAGCTAGGCTAGTGGTGGATTCAGCTGCACGAGAGTGGAAACTGAAGTACCCGACTTCGAAAATGGACGACTGTGCGGTTGTGTGTTTGTTTCTAGACGGGAAGATGGACTCGGATTCGTCAGACTACGAGGAGCAAGGATACTACTCGTCAGCAACCAACGCAGTAGAAGAATCAGAGGAAAGCCAGGTGAATGCAGAACCGTGTCTTCAGAGAAACGTCACGGTCAGGGCGTCAACAGAATACGGTAATGTGAATGCagagaaggagaaaaagagTGAAGGTGAGCAGAACTGGTCGGGACTAGAAGGTGTTACTCGAGTGAACTCGCTTGTTCAGCTTCCGAGATTCTCTGGAGAAGAAACTAAGACTTGA
- the LOC106422914 gene encoding pentatricopeptide repeat-containing protein At1g03560, mitochondrial — MRRLSRKPFSVTPLNRPRSSSKCFYLHKGGDFLSEGSKSVRWLFSGGSSLPPPEWIEPFNDVSDLVKTSRSLNPSPWVSQILNLLDGSESMEANLDAFCRKFLIKLSPNFVTFVLKSDEVREGQQGISWRFFNWAGKQKKYTHNLECYVSLVDVLAIAKDVDRIRILCGELRRKEFALSVFASNELIKSFGKLGMVEELLWVWRQMKENNIEPTLYTYNFLMNGLVSSTFIDSAERVFEAMESGRIKPDVVTYNTMIKGYCKAGQTQKALEKVRDMETRGLEGDKITYMTVIQACYADSDFTSCVALYQEMDEKGIQVPPHAYSLVIGGLCKEGKLNEGCAVFENMIRKGTKPNVAVYTVLIDGYVKFGSVEDGLRLLGRMISEGFEPDVVTYSVVVNGLCKSGRVEEALEYYKTCRFKGLAVNSMFYSSLIDGLGKAGRVDEAERLFEEMGCSRDSYCYNALIDAFTKSGKVEEALALFKRMEEEEGCDQTVYTYTILISGMFKERRNEEALKLWEMMIDKGITPTAACFRALSTGLCLSGKVGRACKILDELAPMGVILDAACEDMINTLCKAGRIKEACRLADGITERGREVPGRIRTVMINALRKVGKSDLAMKLMHSKIGIGYERMGSVKRRVKFRTLLESFDHDF; from the coding sequence ATGCGAAGACTTTCCCGGAAACCCTTTTCCGTTACTCCTCTGAATCGTCCGCGTAGCTCTTCAAAATGCTTCTATCTGCACAAAGGCGGAGACTTTTTGTCGGAAGGTTCAAAAAGTGTCAGGTGGCTGTTCAGTGGCGGCAGCTCACTTCCTCCTCCGGAATGGATTGAACCCTTCAACGACGTCTCCGATCTAGTGAAAACCTCTCGTAGCCTCAACCCTTCTCCATGGGTGAGCCAAATTCTCAACCTTTTAGATGGTTCGGAGTCAATGGAAGCGAATCTCGACGCCTTCTGCCGTAAGTTCCTCATCAAACTCTCCCCAAATTTCGTTACTTTCGTGTTGAAATCCGACGAGGTTCGCGAAGGACAGCAGGGAATCTCTTGGCGGTTCTTTAATTGGGCTGGTAAGCAGAAGAAGTACACTCATAACCTCGAGTGTTACGTCTCATTAGTTGATGTTTTGGCTATTGCAAAAGATGTGGATAGGATTAGGATTCTCTGTGGTGAGTTGAGACGAAAAGAGTTTGCTTTGAGTGTTTTTGCTTCGAATGAGCTGATTAAGAGCTTTGGGAAGCTTGGAATGGTGGAGGAGTTGTTGTGGGTGTGGCGTCAAATGAAGGAGAATAACATTGAGCCTACTTTGTACACTTACAACTTCTTAATGAACGGTTTAGTCAGCTCTACGTTCATTGACTCCGCGGAGCGTGTTTTCGAGGCTATGGAGAGCGGGAGGATCAAGCCTGACGTAGTGACGTACAACACGATGATTAAAGGCTATTGCAAAGCGGGACAGACGCAGAAAGCTTTGGAGAAGGTTAGAGATATGGAGACGAGAGGCCTCGAGGGTGATAAGATTACTTACATGACTGTGATCCAAGCGTGTTACGCTGACAGTGACTTCACCTCTTGTGTGGCTTTGTATCAGGAGATGGACGAGAAGGGGATCCAAGTCCCGCCTCACGCGTATAGTTTAGTGATCGGTGGGCTTTGTAAAGAAGGGAAGTTGAACGAAGGGTGTGCTGTGTTCGAGAATATGATCAGGAAAGGAACTAAACCGAATGTTGCTGTGTACACTGTTTTGATAGACGGTTATGTGAAGTTCGGAAGCGTTGAAGACGGGCTAAGGCTTTTGGGGAGGATGATTAGCGAAGGGTTTGAGCCTGACGTGGTGACTTATTCGGTTGTTGTGAATGGTTTGTGTAAAAGCGGGAGAGTGGAAGAGGCGTTGGAGTATTACAAGACGTGTCGGTTTAAAGGTTTGGCTGTTAACTCGATGTTTTACTCTAGTCTTATAGACGGTTTAGGGAAAGCTGGGAGAGTAGATGAAGCTGAGAGGCTTTTCGAAGAGATGGGATGCAGTAGAGACTCGTACTGTTACAATGCGCTCATCGACGCGTTCACTAAGTCAGGGAAGGTTGAGGAAGCATTGGCGTTGTTCAAGAGGATGGAGgaggaagaaggctgtgaccaaacggttTATACGTATACAATACTCATCTCGGGGATGTTTAAAGAGCGTAGGAACGAAGAGGCGTTGAAGCTTTGGGAGATGATGATAGACAAGGGGATTACGCCGACCGCAGCTTGCTTTAGAGCTTTGTCGACAGGACTTTGCTTGTCGGGGAAAGTGGGGAGAGCTTGTAAGATTTTGGATGAGTTAGCTCCGATGGGTGTGATTCTTGACGCGGCGTGTGAGGACATGATTAACACGCTGTGTAAAGCTGGGAGGATTAAGGAGGCTTGTAGGTTGGCTGATGGGATTACTGAGAGAGGGAGGGAAGTGCCTGGGAGGATAAGGACTGTTATGATAAATGCTTTGAGGAAAGTTGGGAAGTCGGATTTGGCTATGAAGCTGATGCATAGCAAGATTGGGATTGGGTATGAGAGGATGGGGAGTGTTAAGAGGCGTGTCAAGTTTAGAACTTTGCTTGAAAGCTTTGATCATGACTTTTAA
- the LOC106423030 gene encoding secretory carrier-associated membrane protein 2: MARNDPNPFADEETNPFADNKSVPPASNSYLKPLPPEPHDRGSTVDIPLDSSQDLRAKEMELQAKENELKRKEQELKRREDAIARTGIVIEEKNWPDFFPLIHHDITNEIPIHLQKIQYVAFATLLGLIACLLWNIVAVTVAWINGGGPTIWLLSIIYFISGVPGAYVLWYRPLYRATRTDSALKFGTFFLFYLFHIAFCGFAAVAPPVIFRGKSLTGFLPALEFLTTNVVVGILYFIGAGFFCIETLLNIWVIQQVYAYFRGSGKAAQMKREATNSMVRAL; encoded by the exons ATGGCACGCAACGATCCTAATCCATTTGCTGATGAAGAGACCAATCCTTTTGCG GATAATAAAAGTGTTCCTCCTGCAAGCAACTCCTATCTCAAGCCGCTTCCACCTGAACCTCATGATCGTGGTTCAACCGTCGATATCCCTTTGGATTCCAGCCAG GATCTTCGAGCTAAAGAGATGGAACTTCAGGCTAAGGAGAACGAACTGAAACGGAAAGAGCAG GAGCttaaaagaagagaagatgCAATAGCTCGAA CTGGAATTGTCATTGAGGAGAAGAACTGGCCGGACTTTTTCCCTCTAATTCATCATGACATTACTAACGAGATTCCTATTCATTTACAAAAGATCCAATATGTTGCATTCGCCACATTGTTAG GGTTGATAGCATGCCTCTTGTGGAATATTGTGGCAGTAACTGTAGCTTGGATTAACGGAGGAG GTCCCACTATATGGCTTCTCTCAATCATCTACTTCATTTCTGGTGTCCCTGGGGCTTACGTCTTATGGTATCGTCCTCTTTACCGAGCTACCAG AACTGATAGTGCCCTGAAGTTTGGaacatttttcttgttttacttg TTTCACATTGCGTTCTGCGGCTTTGCTGCAGTTGCTCCACCAGTCATCTTTCGAGGAAAGTCCCTCAC AGGTTTCTTGCCAGCACTCGAGTTTCTAACTACTAATGTTGTGGTCGGG atattgtattttattggAGCGGGCTTCTTCTGCATAGAAACACTTCTCAATATATGGGTGATTCAGCAAGTATATGCATACTTCCGAGGGAGTGGCAAAGCTGCACAGATGAAGCGTGAAGCTACAAACTCCATGGTGCGTGCACTATAA
- the LOC106423111 gene encoding H/ACA ribonucleoprotein complex non-core subunit NAF1 isoform X1 — MVGFQEELPIDQASKVKTFKDAVDFPSIDSYLDFDSCNWLGNNPSIEEFGVKDTDFDFFEDDMEEIGQGGVENQNTVLSETMFEVKPELCGGVTEDIEAAEPALKELEHDVSESSKPMEDVSASVDCPAMKKTDVSLALGLEKVSLNMGDDEAKGKSISVAESESEASSSSSSSSSGSSSSSEEEESDDEEDSEEEEEEEEKMVIVKEDGVAGELEEGEIESADEVEEDSDDEVNEMIAWSNDEDDDLGLQTKDPIRSKNELKDLPPVPAVDVSLEPHHVTLPVGVVLSVMSTQVIVEGMEQHSPLTEGSILWITERRIPLGLVDEIFGPVKCPYYIVRFNSESEVPEGVSQGTPVSFVADFAQHILNIKELQKKGYDASGDNDEEIPDELEFSDDEKEAEYRRIQKMEKRGMGNDQRNGNARNKKKKNRDHHGSSSSLSSNRSDPQMGGPPVSNHHQPRPQMDGFPPNNGSPWRPQSNQQNQFQLPPMGMPNLGPMQMPMMGMQNQNQMMFPPQFNGGQMPMPMPGGLNFFPGQGSAPWPALNCFNQQQFGGMGRGIQHPQLPNMFASQGFQMQQPQSQMQRPPQFQMQPQFQPRPQYQMMNSNRPPSPMNPQFQMQPQSEIRPPSQVQQHSPTNPESPVQEQSQGFSNGQSSERGRGHRGGRGRGRGRGRGRFGRGRGRGRQQSG, encoded by the exons ATGGTTGGGTTTCAAGAAGAGCTACCAATCGATCAAGCCTCCAAGGTCAAAACTTTCAAGGACGCTGTTGACTTCCCTTCCATCGACTCCTATCTCGACTTCGATTCCTGCAACTGGCTTGGGAATAATCCGAGCATTGAGGAGTTTGGCGTTAAAGATACCGACTTTGACTTCTTTGAGGACGACATGGAGGAGATCGGGCAAGGAGGTGTTGAGAATCAGAACACGGTTCTGTCTGAGACTATGTTTGAGGTAAAGCCTGAGCTTTGTGGTGGTGTGACTGAGGATATTGAGGCAGCTGAACCAGCTTTGAAAGAGTTGGAACATGATGTTTCTGAGAGCTCTAAGCCAATGGAAGATGTGTCTGCGTCTGTTGATTGTCCCGCCATGAAGAAAACAGATGTGAGTTTGGCTTTAGGGTTGGAGAAGGTTAGTTTGAACATGGGTGATGATGAGGCCAAGGGGAAAAGTATTAGTGTTGCTGAGTCTGAGAGCGAAGCCTCGAGCTCTTCTTCATCTAGCAGTAGTGGTAGTAGTAGTAgcagtgaagaagaagagagtgatgatgaggaggatagtgaagaagaagaagaagaggaagagaagatgGTCATTGTGAAAGAGGATGGTGTGGCAGGGGAGCTTGAAGAGGGCGAGATAGAGAGTGCAGATGAGGTTGAAGAAGATAGTGATGATGAAGTGAATGAGATGATTGCTTGGAGCAATGATGAGGATGATGACCTCGGTTTGCAAACAAAAGACCCTATACGGTCTAAGAATGAGCTCAAG GATCTTCCTCCAGTTCCAGCTGTGGATGTCTCTCTGGAACCTCATCATGTCACGCTCCCTGTTGGAGTTGTTCTTTCG GTGATGAGCACACAAGTGATAGTGGAGGGAATGGAACAGCACAGTCCTTTGACCGAAGGTTCTATCCTATGGATAACGGAACGCAGAATACCTTTGGGACTGGTGGATGAGATCTTTGGACCTGTGAAGTGCCCTTACTATATTGTTCGGTTCAACTCAGAGAGCGAAGTGCCAGAGGGGGTTAGCCAAGGGACGCCCGTCTCGTTCGTAGCTGACTTCGCTCAGCACATTCTCAACATCAAGGAGCTGCAGAAGAAAGGCTACGATGCGTCTGGAGACAACGACGAGGAGATACCAGACGAGCTTGAGTTTTCGGATGATGAGAAAGAAGCTGAATACAGAAGAATACAGAAGATGGAGAAGAGAGGGATGGGTAATGACCAAAGAAACGGTAACgcaagaaacaagaagaagaagaacagagaTCACCATGGATCTAGTAGCTCTCTATCCTCAAACCGTTCTGATCCTCAGATGGGTGGTCCTCCGGTTTCGAATCATCATCAGCCAAGGCCTCAGATGGATGGTTTTCCTCCAAACAATGGGTCTCCATGGAGACCTCAGAGTAATCAGCAGAATCAGTTTCAGCTTCCTCCTATGGGAATGCCCAATCTAGGTCCAATGCAGATGCCTATGATGGGAATGCAGAATCAGAATCAGATGATGTTCCCACCACAGTTCAATGGTGGTCAGATGCCAATGCCAATGCCTGGTGGGTTGAACTTTTTTCCAGGACAGGGCTCAGCGCCATGGCCTGCATTAAACTGTTTCAACCAACAACAGTTCGGTGGGATGGGAAGGGGTATTCAACATCCGCAGTTACCTAATATGTTTGCTTCTCAAGGTTTTCAAATGCAGCAGCCGCAGTCCCAAATGCAGCGGCCACCACAGTTTCAAATGCAACCGCAGTTCCAACCTCGCCCGCAGTACCAGATGATGAACAGCAACAGGCCACCGTCACCAATGAACCCGCAGTTCCAGATGCAGCCACAGTCTGAGATACGTCCACCATCCCAAGTCCAGCAGCACTCACCAACTAACCCGGAGTCCCCAGTGCAAGAACAGTCTCAAGGGTTTAGCAACGGGCAGTCTTCTGAACGGGGAAGGGGCCACCGTGGTGGTCGTGGCAGGGGTAGAGGTAGGGGTCGTGGTAGGTTTGGACGTGGAAGAGGTCGTGGGCGGCAACAGTCTGGATGA
- the LOC106423111 gene encoding H/ACA ribonucleoprotein complex non-core subunit NAF1 isoform X2, with amino-acid sequence MVGFQEELPIDQASKVKTFKDAVDFPSIDSYLDFDSCNWLGNNPSIEEFGVKDTDFDFFEDDMEEIGQGGVENQNTVLSETMFEVKPELCGGVTEDIEAAEPALKELEHDVSESSKPMEDVSASVDCPAMKKTDVSLALGLEKVSLNMGDDEAKGKSISVAESESEASSSSSSSSSGSSSSSEEEESDDEEDSEEEEEEEEKMVIVKEDGVAGELEEGEIESADEVEEDSDDEVNEMIAWSNDEDDDLGLQTKDPIRSKNELKDLPPVPAVDVSLEPHHVTLPVGVVLSVMSTQVIVEGMEQHSPLTEGSILWITERRIPLGLVDEIFGPVKCPYYIVRFNSESEVPEGVSQGTPVSFVADFAQHILNIKELQKKGYDASGDNDEEIPDELEFSDDEKEAEYRRIQKMEKRGMGNDQRNGNARNKKKKNRDHHGSSSSLSSNRSDPQMGGPPVSNHHQPRPQMDGFPPNNGSPWRPQSNQQNQFQLPPMGMPNLGPMQMPMMGMQNQNQMMFPPQFNGGQMPMPMPGGLNFFPGQGSAPWPALNCFNQQQFGGMGRGIQHPQLPNMFASQGFQMQQPQFQPRPQYQMMNSNRPPSPMNPQFQMQPQSEIRPPSQVQQHSPTNPESPVQEQSQGFSNGQSSERGRGHRGGRGRGRGRGRGRFGRGRGRGRQQSG; translated from the exons ATGGTTGGGTTTCAAGAAGAGCTACCAATCGATCAAGCCTCCAAGGTCAAAACTTTCAAGGACGCTGTTGACTTCCCTTCCATCGACTCCTATCTCGACTTCGATTCCTGCAACTGGCTTGGGAATAATCCGAGCATTGAGGAGTTTGGCGTTAAAGATACCGACTTTGACTTCTTTGAGGACGACATGGAGGAGATCGGGCAAGGAGGTGTTGAGAATCAGAACACGGTTCTGTCTGAGACTATGTTTGAGGTAAAGCCTGAGCTTTGTGGTGGTGTGACTGAGGATATTGAGGCAGCTGAACCAGCTTTGAAAGAGTTGGAACATGATGTTTCTGAGAGCTCTAAGCCAATGGAAGATGTGTCTGCGTCTGTTGATTGTCCCGCCATGAAGAAAACAGATGTGAGTTTGGCTTTAGGGTTGGAGAAGGTTAGTTTGAACATGGGTGATGATGAGGCCAAGGGGAAAAGTATTAGTGTTGCTGAGTCTGAGAGCGAAGCCTCGAGCTCTTCTTCATCTAGCAGTAGTGGTAGTAGTAGTAgcagtgaagaagaagagagtgatgatgaggaggatagtgaagaagaagaagaagaggaagagaagatgGTCATTGTGAAAGAGGATGGTGTGGCAGGGGAGCTTGAAGAGGGCGAGATAGAGAGTGCAGATGAGGTTGAAGAAGATAGTGATGATGAAGTGAATGAGATGATTGCTTGGAGCAATGATGAGGATGATGACCTCGGTTTGCAAACAAAAGACCCTATACGGTCTAAGAATGAGCTCAAG GATCTTCCTCCAGTTCCAGCTGTGGATGTCTCTCTGGAACCTCATCATGTCACGCTCCCTGTTGGAGTTGTTCTTTCG GTGATGAGCACACAAGTGATAGTGGAGGGAATGGAACAGCACAGTCCTTTGACCGAAGGTTCTATCCTATGGATAACGGAACGCAGAATACCTTTGGGACTGGTGGATGAGATCTTTGGACCTGTGAAGTGCCCTTACTATATTGTTCGGTTCAACTCAGAGAGCGAAGTGCCAGAGGGGGTTAGCCAAGGGACGCCCGTCTCGTTCGTAGCTGACTTCGCTCAGCACATTCTCAACATCAAGGAGCTGCAGAAGAAAGGCTACGATGCGTCTGGAGACAACGACGAGGAGATACCAGACGAGCTTGAGTTTTCGGATGATGAGAAAGAAGCTGAATACAGAAGAATACAGAAGATGGAGAAGAGAGGGATGGGTAATGACCAAAGAAACGGTAACgcaagaaacaagaagaagaagaacagagaTCACCATGGATCTAGTAGCTCTCTATCCTCAAACCGTTCTGATCCTCAGATGGGTGGTCCTCCGGTTTCGAATCATCATCAGCCAAGGCCTCAGATGGATGGTTTTCCTCCAAACAATGGGTCTCCATGGAGACCTCAGAGTAATCAGCAGAATCAGTTTCAGCTTCCTCCTATGGGAATGCCCAATCTAGGTCCAATGCAGATGCCTATGATGGGAATGCAGAATCAGAATCAGATGATGTTCCCACCACAGTTCAATGGTGGTCAGATGCCAATGCCAATGCCTGGTGGGTTGAACTTTTTTCCAGGACAGGGCTCAGCGCCATGGCCTGCATTAAACTGTTTCAACCAACAACAGTTCGGTGGGATGGGAAGGGGTATTCAACATCCGCAGTTACCTAATATGTTTGCTTCTCAAGGTTTTCAAATGCAGCAG CCGCAGTTCCAACCTCGCCCGCAGTACCAGATGATGAACAGCAACAGGCCACCGTCACCAATGAACCCGCAGTTCCAGATGCAGCCACAGTCTGAGATACGTCCACCATCCCAAGTCCAGCAGCACTCACCAACTAACCCGGAGTCCCCAGTGCAAGAACAGTCTCAAGGGTTTAGCAACGGGCAGTCTTCTGAACGGGGAAGGGGCCACCGTGGTGGTCGTGGCAGGGGTAGAGGTAGGGGTCGTGGTAGGTTTGGACGTGGAAGAGGTCGTGGGCGGCAACAGTCTGGATGA
- the LOC106422926 gene encoding beta-glucuronosyltransferase GlcAT14B-like: protein MRKLYRKLASFKDPFTRAKRHVSSSHSGFRAFSDRRWMFPFIAASIISITLLMLSISGFYSEEEESPLPSDAVSKPTNDDYFVEPSFVKSNPDVNPDLPRLAYLISGTKGDSHRMMRTLQAVYHPRNQYVLHLDLEAPPKERMELALSVKSDPIFSRMENVRVMSQSNLVTYKGPTMIACTLQAVAILLRESLHWDWFLNLSASDYPLVTQDDLLYVFSNMSRNVNFIENMQLTGWKLNQRAKSIIVDPGLYLSKKSDLAWTTQRRSLPTSFKLFTGSAWIMLTRSFLEYCIWGWDNFPRTILMYYTNFVSSPEGYFHTVLCNSKEFVNTAIGHDLHYIAWDNPPKQHPVSLSLKDFDNMVKSKAPFARKFHKKDPVLDKIDRELLGRTHRFSPGGWCVGRSGNGSDPCSVQGNDSVLRPGPGAVRLQELVQTLSSEEYRSKQCS from the exons ATGAGAAAACTGTATAGGAAGCTGGCTTCATTCAAAGACCCATTCACCAGAGCGAAGAGACACGTGAGCTCATCACATTCAGGGTTTAGAGCTTTCAGCGACAGAAGATGGATGTTCCCTTTCATAGCAGCCTCGATCATCTCCATCACCCTCCTCATGCTCTCCATCTCCGGCTTTtactcagaagaagaagaatctccATTACCATCAGACGCTGTCTCAAAGCCTACTAATGACGACTACTTTGTAGAACCAAGTTTCGTAAAATCAAACCCGGATGTTAATCCAGACCTCCCTAGGCTAGCTTATCTGATCTCGGGGACGAAAGGAGATAGCCACAGGATGATGAGGACCTTGCAAGCCGTGTACCATCCTAGAAACCAGTACGTTCTTCATTTGGACCTCGAGGCTCCGCCTAAAGAGAGGATGGAGCTGGCGTTGTCTGTCAAGAGTGATCCTATTTTTAGTCGGATGGAGAATGTTAGGGTGATGTCTCAGTCTAATCTTGTGACTTATAAAGGTCCTACGATGATTGCGTGTACTCTCCAAGCCGTTGCGATTTTACTGAGGGAGAGCTTGCATTGGGATTGGTTTCTTAATCTTAGTGCCTCGGACTATCCTCTCGTTACACAAGATG ATTTGTTGTATGTCTTCTCAAACATGTCGAGGAATGTCAATTTCATTGAGAATATGCAGCTCACTGGTTGGAAACT GAATCAGAGGGCTAAGTCAATCATTGTTGACCCTGGCCTGTACCTGTCAAAGAAGTCTGACCTTGCTTGGACTACTCAGCGACGATCACTTCCTACTTCTTTCAAGCTATTCACTG GCTCAGCTTGGATAATGCTGACACGGTCTTTCCTGGAGTACTGCATCTGGGGATGGGACAACTTCCCTAGAACGATACTAATGTACTACACAAACTTCGTGTCATCTCCCGAAGGATACTTCCACACAGTGCTCTGCAACAGCAAAGAGTTTGTTAACACTGCGATAGGACACGACCTTCACTACATCGCTTGGGACAACCCACCGAAGCAGCACCCTGTCTCTCTCTCGTTGAAAGATTTTGATAACATGGTCAAGAGCAAAGCTCCGTTTGCTCGTAAGTTCCACAAGAAGGACCCTGTGTTGGACAAGATCGACAGAGAGTTGTTGGGGCGGACACACAGGTTCTCACCAGGGGGGTGGTGTGTAGGGAGGTCGGGTAATGGGAGTGATCCGTGCTCTGTGCAAGGGAATGACTCGGTTTTGAGACCAGGACCTGGTGCTGTGAGGTTGCAGGAGCTTGTTCAGACTTTGTCTTCTGAGGAGTATAGGAGTAAACAATGTTCATGA
- the LOC106370950 gene encoding vacuolar protein sorting-associated protein 2 homolog 3 translates to MNIFSKKPNPREVLRESKREMTQATRGIEKEISSLQSEEKKLVLEIKRTAKTGNEGATKILARQLIRLRQQIANLQGSRAQMRGIATHTQAMHAHTSVAAGIQGATKAMAAMSKNMDPAKQAKVMREFQKQSAQMDMTTEMMSDSIDDALDNDEAEDETEDLTNQVLDEIGIDVASQLSSAPKGKIGRKNAEDVSSSSEMDDLEKRLAALR, encoded by the exons ATGAACATCTTCTCCAAGAAACCTAATCCCAGAG AAGTGCTTAGGGAGAGTAAGAGGGAGATGACTCAAGCTACTAGAG GAATCGAAAAGGAAATCTCATCTCTGCAATCAGaa GAGAAAAAGCTCGTTCTTGAGATTAAAAGAACTGCTAAAACAGGGAATGAG GGAGCCACTAAGATTCTTGCCAGGCAATTGATCCGGCTAAGGCAGCAAATAGCTAACTTGCAAGGTAGCCGAGCTCAAATGCGAGGCATTGCTACTCATACACAG GCTATGCACGCACACACGTCGGTTGCTGCAGGAATACAAGGTGCCACTAAGGCAATGGCAGCTATGAGCAAG AATATGGATCCAGCTAAACAGGCTAAGGTTATGAGAGAATTCCAAAAGCAGTCTGCGCAAATGGACATGACT ACTGAGATGATGTCTGACTCCATAGATGATGCTTTAGACAATGACGAAGCTGAAGACGAAACAGAGGACTTGACCAACCAG GTTCTTGATGAAATCGGCATTGATGTCGCCTCACAG TTATCATCTGCTCCAAAAGGTAAAATTGGTAGAAAGAATGCAGAAGATGTGAGCAGCAG TTCTGAAATGGATGATCTGGAGAAGCGGTTGGCGGCGCTTAGatag